In one Lachnospiraceae bacterium GAM79 genomic region, the following are encoded:
- a CDS encoding DUF1189 domain-containing protein, whose translation MDEEYSKVTMVDQLAIAVSSPKNYKHLTKLKASKTVGFMILIAFILTFIEFGIGVITFIMHVGGLNNLITNKVPQFVIEDGKLTAESEMSLDIGNATIYMNTDYDRITLDDIKTNGVYIAFGKENVVMGMINGGQTYEYSTMDLDKLFYDGFNNEQLASAVPAFYVAIIIMYIAMMFGSVIRMIFLALVFSIVARTLAKGLHTGLSYGNVFRVCLYGLTLPMLLTSVNTCLDFLIPSSIMFVITLILAFSMINRGIASHVGTTAPPEDWL comes from the coding sequence TATCGCGGTATCCAGCCCGAAAAATTATAAGCATCTGACGAAGTTAAAAGCGAGCAAGACGGTAGGATTTATGATATTGATCGCTTTTATCCTGACCTTTATCGAGTTTGGAATCGGTGTCATTACCTTTATCATGCATGTGGGAGGGTTAAATAACCTGATTACGAATAAGGTTCCGCAGTTTGTGATCGAGGATGGTAAGCTTACGGCAGAGTCGGAGATGTCACTCGATATCGGAAATGCAACAATCTATATGAATACGGATTATGACAGGATCACACTCGATGATATCAAGACAAATGGCGTGTATATCGCATTTGGCAAAGAGAACGTAGTCATGGGAATGATAAACGGCGGACAGACGTATGAATACTCGACGATGGATCTCGACAAATTATTCTATGATGGATTTAACAATGAACAGCTTGCATCCGCAGTACCGGCGTTCTATGTTGCGATTATCATTATGTATATTGCTATGATGTTCGGAAGTGTGATCAGGATGATCTTCCTTGCACTTGTATTTTCGATCGTTGCACGGACGCTTGCGAAAGGACTTCACACAGGTTTATCTTATGGGAATGTATTCCGTGTATGTCTTTACGGACTGACCTTGCCGATGCTGCTGACATCGGTAAATACCTGTCTGGATTTTCTGATACCGTCATCTATTATGTTTGTGATCACCTTGATCCTGGCATTTTCTATGATAAACAGGGGAATCGCAAGCCATGTGGGAACAACGGCACCACCGGAGGACTGGTTATAA
- a CDS encoding CYTH domain-containing protein: MEIERKYLIKEIPFSLEAYPYKELEQGYISTSPVIRIRKADEQYILTVKSSGLLERQEFELPMNEADYKRLLGKVDGNLVTKRRYIIPLTDTEGTTGDKQKDAGLKIELDVFEGLYQGLIYAEVEFETKEDADNFVAPAWFTRDVSMDGAYHNSALSSMNEEQRLAFMTGVSKLGE, encoded by the coding sequence ATGGAGATTGAAAGAAAATATCTGATAAAAGAGATACCGTTTTCACTGGAAGCGTATCCATATAAGGAACTGGAGCAGGGGTATATCTCGACCAGCCCGGTGATCCGTATCCGAAAGGCAGATGAACAATATATTCTTACAGTAAAGTCGAGCGGATTACTGGAACGACAGGAATTCGAGCTTCCGATGAATGAAGCAGATTATAAACGACTGCTTGGCAAGGTTGATGGGAATCTGGTGACGAAACGCAGATATATCATCCCGCTAACGGATACAGAGGGTACAACAGGTGATAAGCAAAAGGATGCAGGACTTAAGATCGAACTGGATGTCTTTGAGGGGCTGTATCAGGGACTGATCTATGCAGAAGTCGAATTTGAGACGAAGGAAGATGCAGATAATTTCGTAGCACCGGCATGGTTTACCAGAGATGTATCGATGGATGGAGCGTATCATAACAGTGCATTAAGCAGTATGAATGAGGAACAGCGACTTGCATTTATGACAGGTGTGTCGAAACTCGGCGAATAG